Proteins encoded in a region of the Thunnus maccoyii chromosome 4, fThuMac1.1, whole genome shotgun sequence genome:
- the rbms2b gene encoding RNA-binding motif, single-stranded-interacting protein 2b isoform X1 — protein MLLSVPPRTGINPYNGYPVKNNKKQTYVSPSNHQMAPPSPNNNNNSNTTTSTISNGSSNSGGEQLSKTNLYIRGLHPGTTDQDLVKLCQPYGKIVSTKAILDKTTNKCKGYGFVDFDSPASAQKAVTALKAGGVQAQMAKQQEQDPTNLYISNLPLSMDEQELENMLKPFSQAISTRILRDANGTSRGVGFARMESTEKCEAIIQHFNGKYIKTPPGVPVPPEPLLCKFADGGQKKRQSQGKYLQNGRTWMRDGETGGMTLTYDPTTALQNGFYSSPYSIAPNRMIGPTSLSPYMHSPVSTYQVHNPSWIHHQSYIMPPTGAVLTPGMDHTMSIQPTSMMGPLTQQLSHLSMGSSGTYMPANTSMQGTYIPQYTQVPATNISVEESAVQQPVAIETPTEHTTYSYQHNK, from the exons ATGCTGCTCTCTGTGCCGCCAAGGACAGGAATCAACCCATACAACGGCTACCCCgtcaaaaacaacaagaag CAGACGTATGTGTCCCCCTCCAATCATCAGATGGCTCCTCCAAgccccaacaacaacaacaacagcaacaccaCCACCTCTACCATCAGCAATGGCAGCAGCAATAGTGGGGGAGAGCAGCTGAGCAAAACCAACCTGTACATCCGTGGCCTCCACCCAGGAACCACAGACCAGGATCTGGTCAAACTCTGTCAGCC GTATGGGAAAATAGTATCCACCAAGGCGATCCTCGACAAGACCACCAACAAGTGCAAAG GATATGGCTTTGTTGACTTTGACAGTCCAGCCTCAGCTCAGAAGGCGGTGACGGCGCTGAAGGCGGGTGGAGTGCAGGCTCAGATGGCCAAG CAACAGGAGCAGGACCCCACCAACTTGTACATCTCCAATCTGCCGCTGTCCATGGACGAGCAGGAGCTGGAGAACATGCTGAAGCCCTTCAGCCAGGCCATTTCCACTCGCATCCTCCGTGACGCCAACGGAACCAGCCGAGGAGTGGGCTTTGCCAG GATGGAGTCAACAGAGAAATGTGAGGCCATCATCCAACATTTCAATGGAAAATATATCAAGACTCCACCTGGAGTTCCAG TGCCGCCAGAGCCCTTGTTGTGTAAATTTGCCGATGGAGGCCAGAAGAAGCGTCAGAGTCAGGGAAAATATCTGCAGAACGGCCGAACCTGgatgagagatggagagact GGAGGAATGACCCTTACATATGACCCCACCACAGCCTTACAGAACGG GTTCTACTCCTCCCCCTACAGCATTGCCCCAAACCGGATGATTGGGCCGACCTCCCTCTCCCCATACATGCATTCACCTGTGTCCACCTACCAG GTACACAACCCATCCTGGATACATCACCAGTCATACATTATGCCGCCCACA GGAGCAGTCCTGACGCCAGGAATGGATCACACCATGTCCATCCAGCCAACCTCCATGATGGGGCCCCTGACACAGCAGCTCAGCCACCTCTCCATGGGCAGCAGTGGCACA TATATGCCTGCAAACACATCTATGCAGGGGACCTACATCCCCCAGTACACCCAAGTGCCTGCCACCAACATCTCAGTTGAG GAAAGTGCCGTCCAGCAACCTGTTGCCATAGAGACACCGACAGAACACACAACCTACTCCTACCAGCATAACAAGTGA
- the rbms2b gene encoding RNA-binding motif, single-stranded-interacting protein 2b isoform X2, whose amino-acid sequence MIFSTVPLKVSYTKQQTYVSPSNHQMAPPSPNNNNNSNTTTSTISNGSSNSGGEQLSKTNLYIRGLHPGTTDQDLVKLCQPYGKIVSTKAILDKTTNKCKGYGFVDFDSPASAQKAVTALKAGGVQAQMAKQQEQDPTNLYISNLPLSMDEQELENMLKPFSQAISTRILRDANGTSRGVGFARMESTEKCEAIIQHFNGKYIKTPPGVPVPPEPLLCKFADGGQKKRQSQGKYLQNGRTWMRDGETGGMTLTYDPTTALQNGFYSSPYSIAPNRMIGPTSLSPYMHSPVSTYQVHNPSWIHHQSYIMPPTGAVLTPGMDHTMSIQPTSMMGPLTQQLSHLSMGSSGTYMPANTSMQGTYIPQYTQVPATNISVEESAVQQPVAIETPTEHTTYSYQHNK is encoded by the exons ATGATCTTTTCCACTGTGCCTTTGAAGGTTTCTTATACCAAACAG CAGACGTATGTGTCCCCCTCCAATCATCAGATGGCTCCTCCAAgccccaacaacaacaacaacagcaacaccaCCACCTCTACCATCAGCAATGGCAGCAGCAATAGTGGGGGAGAGCAGCTGAGCAAAACCAACCTGTACATCCGTGGCCTCCACCCAGGAACCACAGACCAGGATCTGGTCAAACTCTGTCAGCC GTATGGGAAAATAGTATCCACCAAGGCGATCCTCGACAAGACCACCAACAAGTGCAAAG GATATGGCTTTGTTGACTTTGACAGTCCAGCCTCAGCTCAGAAGGCGGTGACGGCGCTGAAGGCGGGTGGAGTGCAGGCTCAGATGGCCAAG CAACAGGAGCAGGACCCCACCAACTTGTACATCTCCAATCTGCCGCTGTCCATGGACGAGCAGGAGCTGGAGAACATGCTGAAGCCCTTCAGCCAGGCCATTTCCACTCGCATCCTCCGTGACGCCAACGGAACCAGCCGAGGAGTGGGCTTTGCCAG GATGGAGTCAACAGAGAAATGTGAGGCCATCATCCAACATTTCAATGGAAAATATATCAAGACTCCACCTGGAGTTCCAG TGCCGCCAGAGCCCTTGTTGTGTAAATTTGCCGATGGAGGCCAGAAGAAGCGTCAGAGTCAGGGAAAATATCTGCAGAACGGCCGAACCTGgatgagagatggagagact GGAGGAATGACCCTTACATATGACCCCACCACAGCCTTACAGAACGG GTTCTACTCCTCCCCCTACAGCATTGCCCCAAACCGGATGATTGGGCCGACCTCCCTCTCCCCATACATGCATTCACCTGTGTCCACCTACCAG GTACACAACCCATCCTGGATACATCACCAGTCATACATTATGCCGCCCACA GGAGCAGTCCTGACGCCAGGAATGGATCACACCATGTCCATCCAGCCAACCTCCATGATGGGGCCCCTGACACAGCAGCTCAGCCACCTCTCCATGGGCAGCAGTGGCACA TATATGCCTGCAAACACATCTATGCAGGGGACCTACATCCCCCAGTACACCCAAGTGCCTGCCACCAACATCTCAGTTGAG GAAAGTGCCGTCCAGCAACCTGTTGCCATAGAGACACCGACAGAACACACAACCTACTCCTACCAGCATAACAAGTGA
- the senp1 gene encoding sentrin-specific protease 1 has protein sequence MLTKIYEWIGTGFANFRNGVPAAEHSDAHRAPGDGQMRRKRPIECLEDGHNIDQDGLTIKKSRMGDLIDTVKIAAEGVKNHSSGVAAWMRNNVSPTLRNILPTSPGPPPGEPQPSTSAEVWAGRPIAERNSLDETFAAPSTTLEWKTSKSEWVRNEKSTMGSKVCRRQVCMSPTHREVPKTNGHSVNLPLSIIPKVNPTPRLGRPLNLRLHGTPSLFSGMGTTSSSCTSMYEKTFPIKVVQSPTHSTSSGHIHRAKPRCTAQESVREEEKEVYRQLLNMVSGGQSSCLHNGNSHAFVRSHRDFTSFLTTSRRLLQLSSPTGSAVGGTSEGPNSPPSPRGMSSQSSSNLPSPVGASSKPGNQTWSPDTDLSSSRAATLVLAPSPSALQDTSSQDTQSSANNGDSVIIVNEQKGKKGSSSVPCFQAELWIKELTSMYDSRARERRRQIEEQEALAAQLLRQRLSEEGQRSPDVEVHVRVPLEKEVPLTLVIEEPKPLEEKPEFPELTEEMETEVNRVLRGGSPHEVLSEGFGLSLRRKDLQTLSNLNWLNDEVINFYMNLLVERSKDPSLPSVNTFNTFFYPKLRSSGYSAVRRWTKKMDIFSKDILLVPVHLGVHWCLSVVDFRKKAVMYFDSMGGNNDEACTILFDYLQQESKDKKGKELDTSGWTLHSKKRNEIPQQMNGSDCGMFTCKYADYITKDKSITFTQKHMPYFRRRMVWEIVNHKLL, from the exons ATGTTGACTAAAATCTACGAATGGATAGGAACAGGCTTTGCCAATTTTCGCAATGGTGTACCAGCTGCGGAGCACTCTGATGCACACCGGGCACCGGGAGATGGTCAGATGAGGAGGAAAAGACCAATTGAATG TTTGGAAGATGGACATAACATTGACCAAGATGGCTTAACAATAAAGAAATCTCGAATGG GAGATCTTATTGACACAGTCAAAATTGCAGCCGAAGGGGTTAAAAATCACAGCTCCGGTGTGGCTGCATGGATGAGGAACAATGTGAGCCCTACTTTGAGAAATATACTGCCTACCTCCCCTGGTCCTCCACCTGGAGAGCCACAGCCATCGACATCAGCAGAGGTCTGGGCAGGGAGGCCG ATTGCTGAAAGAAACTCCCTGGATGAAACATTTGCTGCTCCCTCTACAACTTTGGAATGGAAAACATCCAAATCAG AGTGGGTGCGTAATGAGAAGTCCACTATGGGATCTAAAGTCTGTAGGCGACAAGTGTGCATGAGTCCTACGCATCGCGAAGTGCCAAAAACAAATGGACACTCAGTCAACTTGCCACTCTCCATCATCCCTAAAGTAAACCCCACTCCACGGCTTGGCAGGCCCCTAAACCTTCGACTGCATGGAACACCAAG TTTGTTTAGTGGAATGGGTACAACAAGCAGCTCCTGCACCAGCATGTATGAGAAGACCTTTCCTATCAAAGTGGTGCAGAGCCCGACACACAGCACCTCATCTGGCCACATACACAGGGCCAAGCCCCGCTGCACCGCACAAGAG TCTGTTcgtgaagaggagaaggaggtcTACAGGCAGCTTCTGAACATGGTCTCTGGTGGTCAGTCGTCTTGTCTCCACAACGGCAACTCACATGCATTtgtgaggtcacacagagaTTT CACCAGCTTCCTGACCACCAGCCGCAGACTGCTGCAGTTGTCTTCTCCTACTGGGTCAGCAGTAGGAGGAACTTCAGAGGGACCCAACAGCCCTCCCAGCCCTAGGGGGATGTCGAGCCAGAGCTCCAGCAACCTTCCCAGCCCTGTGGGGGCCTCCAGCAAGCCAGGGAACCAGACGTGGTCTCCTGACACGGACCTCAGCTCCAGCAGAGCAGCTACCCTCGTGTTGGCTCCTTCCCCATCTGCTCTGCAGGATACCTCCTCTCAGGACACACAGTCATCAG ctAATAATGGCGACTCAGTAATTATTGTAAATGAGCAAAAGGGTAAAAAAGGCAGCTCAAG TGTGCCATGTTTCCAAGCTGAATTATGGATCAAAGAATT GACTAGTATGTATGACTCTCGGGCGAGAGAAAGACGAAGACAGATAGAAGAGCAGGAGGCCCTCGCTGCCCAGCTGCTGCGGCAG CGCCTGTCTGAAGAGGGGCAACGCAGCCCAGATGTGGAGGTCCATGTTAGAGTTCCTTTGGAGAAGGAGGTTCCTTTGACTCTTGTCATTGAAGAGCCGAAGCCTTTGGAAGAGAAACCAGAATTCCCTGAACTCACAGAG GAAATGGAGACTGAGGTGAACAGGGTGCTGAGAGGAGGAAGTCCTCATGAAGTGTTAAGCGAAGGTTTTGGTCTCAGCCTCAGACGCAAGGATCTGCAGACCCTCAGCAACCTCAACTGGCTCAATGATGAG GTGATCAACTTTTACATGAATCTGCTGGTCGAGCGCAGCAAGGACCCCAGCCTGCCATCAGTCAATACCTTCAACACTTTCTTCTATCCCAAGCTGCGCAGCAGCGGCTACTCTGCTGTCCGCCGCTGGACCAAAAAGATGGACATCTTTTCTAAAGACATCCTGCTGGTTCCTGTCCACTTGGGGGTGCACTGGTGCCTCTCT GTGGTGGATTTCCGGAAAAAGGCTGTCATGTACTTTGATTCTATGGGAGGAAACAATGATGAAGCATGCACAATATTGTT TGATTACCTGCAACAGGAAAGTAAGGACAAGAAGGGCAAAGAACTGGACACCTCAGGCTGGACTCTGCACAGCAAAAAGCGCAAT GAAATCCCACAGCAGATGAACGGTAGTGACTGTGGAATGTTCACATGCAAATATGCAGATTACATTACCAAAGACAAGTCAATCACATTTACGCAG aaacacatgccCTACTTCAGGAGAAGGATGGTTTGGGAGATTGTGAACCATAAACTTTTGTGA
- the LOC121896141 gene encoding protein lifeguard 2-like, with the protein MTQGKLSLANKSTNGSPSGQALVSPAPPSYEEATAGTSAPCYNDAEMLTEFTWDDRNIRRIFIRKVYAILMIQLLVTLAIVALFTFCDPVKDYIQTNPGWYWASYVVFFVTYLTLSCCSAPRRQFPWNLILLAIFTLSLSYMTGMLSSFYNTKSVVVCLGITAAVCLLVTVFSFQTKIDVTSYQGVLFIFCMVMFISGLVLAIVLPFQYVPWLDATYATLGAILFTMFLAFDTQLLMGNKRYTLSPEEYVFATLNIYLDIVYIFSFFLQIFGTKQE; encoded by the exons CTGTCACTTGCAAACAAGTCCACCAATGGCTCCCCAAGTGGACAGGCATTAGTGTCCCCTGCTCCTCCCAGCTATGAGGAAGCCACTGCAG GCACCAGTGCCCCTTGCTACAATGATGCAGAGATGCTCACAGAGTTCACGTGGGATGATCGGAACATCAGGAGGATCTTCATCCGTAAG GTGTACGCCATCCTGATGATCCAGCTTTTGGTGACTCTTGCTATTGTGGCTCTTTTCACTTTCTG TGACCCTGTGAAGGACTACATTCAAACCAACCCAGGGTGGTACTGGGCCTCTTA CGTAGTGTTCTTTGTTACATACCTGACTCTGTCTTGCTGCTCTGCACCAAG GAGACAGTTTCCATGGAATCTGATCCTGCTTGCAATCTTT ACCCTATCCCTCTCCTACATGACAGGGATGTTGTCCAG CTTCTATAACACCAAATCAGTGGTGGTGTGTCTGGGCATCACAGCAGCAGTCTGTCTCCTTGTCACAGTCTTCAGCTTCCAAACTAAG ATTGACGTGACATCATACCAAGGCGTGCTGTTTATCTTCTGCATGGTTATGTTCATCTCTGGACTGGTGCTTGCAATCGTCCTTCCCTTTCAATAT gTACCTTGGTTGGATGCCACCTACGCTACCTTGGGAGCCATACTGTTTACCATG TTTTTGGCATTTGACACCCAGCTCCTCATGGGGAACAAGCGGTACACCCTGAGTCCAGAAGAGTATGTCTTTGCCACTCTCAACATCTACCTAGATATTGTCtacatcttctccttcttcctccaaATCTTTGGAACAAAACAAGAGTAA